In one window of Caballeronia sp. TF1N1 DNA:
- the fetB gene encoding iron export ABC transporter permease subunit FetB, with product MNGYQNLSLLDIALAAALIVVNGALSIALNLGLERKLAIAAIRTVVQLLLIGYVLGWVFAFSRWYVVLPLMALMTIIAGLSASNRGRRTYAGQRADSIVSIWASSWLIGAFGLFVVIRIHPWYEPQYAIPILGMILGNTLTGVSLGIERMTEELTAGRAAVEMSLALGATRWEAAQGPARQAVRAGMIPTLNQMTVVGLVSLPGMMTGQVLAGQSPLQAVRYQIVIMFLIAAASALGVVGAVVLTYRRLFSPDHRFMAAKLVERKAKKRSA from the coding sequence ATGAACGGTTATCAAAACCTCAGTCTCCTCGATATCGCGCTTGCGGCGGCGCTGATCGTGGTGAACGGCGCGTTGTCGATCGCGCTCAATCTCGGGCTCGAACGCAAGCTCGCGATCGCGGCCATACGCACCGTCGTTCAATTGCTGCTAATAGGCTATGTGCTCGGCTGGGTGTTTGCCTTCAGCCGGTGGTATGTCGTGCTGCCGCTCATGGCGTTGATGACCATCATCGCGGGATTGTCCGCTTCGAATCGCGGACGGCGCACCTACGCCGGACAACGCGCCGACAGCATCGTGTCGATCTGGGCGAGTTCGTGGCTGATCGGCGCATTCGGGCTGTTCGTCGTGATCCGCATTCATCCGTGGTACGAGCCGCAATACGCCATACCCATTCTCGGCATGATTCTCGGCAATACGCTCACAGGCGTGTCGCTCGGCATCGAACGCATGACGGAGGAACTGACCGCCGGACGCGCGGCCGTGGAGATGTCGCTCGCATTAGGCGCGACGCGCTGGGAAGCCGCGCAAGGGCCCGCGCGGCAGGCCGTGCGCGCGGGCATGATTCCGACGCTCAACCAGATGACCGTCGTGGGCCTCGTCAGTCTGCCGGGGATGATGACCGGTCAGGTGCTGGCGGGACAATCGCCATTGCAGGCGGTGCGCTATCAGATCGTCATCATGTTTCTGATCGCCGCGGCTTCGGCGCTCGGCGTGGTCGGCGCAGTCGTGTTGACGTATCGGCGGCTGTTCTCGCCGGATCACCGCTTCATGGCCGCGAAGCTCGTGGAGAGGAAGGCGAAGAAGCGCTCTGCCTGA
- a CDS encoding ATP-binding cassette domain-containing protein produces MPSSSLVATVGVARRDTARGTVLLHPTDFVLSEGERAAITGPSGSGKSVFLRTLALLDACDEGYVTWRGERIARAGIPAYRRRVAYIAQRPAMLDGSVEDNLRYPYTLKAYRDARFDRAMATQLAEAAGRGADFLDKAASELSGGEAQIAALVRVLQLAPDVLLLDEPTASLDPASARSIEALVNAWFESADKADGKPGNKRGSIWVSHDPEQAARVATRHLSMNAGVLTEASAP; encoded by the coding sequence ATGCCTTCTTCTTCACTCGTCGCAACCGTTGGCGTCGCACGGCGCGATACCGCGCGCGGCACCGTCCTTTTGCATCCCACGGATTTCGTGCTGAGCGAAGGCGAGCGCGCCGCGATCACGGGACCGTCGGGATCGGGCAAGAGCGTCTTTTTGCGTACCCTCGCGCTGCTCGATGCCTGCGACGAGGGTTACGTGACGTGGCGCGGCGAGCGTATCGCGCGCGCGGGCATTCCGGCTTATCGACGACGCGTGGCCTATATCGCTCAACGGCCCGCGATGCTGGACGGAAGTGTCGAGGACAACCTGCGTTATCCGTACACACTCAAGGCTTATCGCGATGCCCGTTTCGATCGCGCGATGGCCACGCAACTCGCGGAAGCGGCGGGACGCGGCGCGGACTTTCTCGACAAGGCCGCAAGCGAGTTGTCCGGCGGTGAGGCGCAGATCGCCGCGCTCGTGCGTGTACTGCAACTCGCGCCCGACGTGCTGCTGCTCGACGAGCCCACGGCATCGCTCGATCCGGCTTCGGCGCGTTCGATCGAAGCGCTGGTCAACGCGTGGTTCGAATCGGCGGACAAAGCGGACGGCAAACCGGGCAACAAGCGCGGGAGCATCTGGGTATCGCACGACCCCGAACAGGCCGCGCGCGTGGCCACGCGTCATTTGTCGATGAACGCGGGCGTCCTCACCGAAGCGAGCGCGCCATGA
- the ligD gene encoding DNA ligase D — MAGKLETYQRMRRFNETPEPSGTQKAAAKKRAAKKTAAVETLSFVIQEHDARRLHYDFRLELDGTLKSWAVPKGPSLDPTVKRLAVHVEDHPIDYGSFEGDIPEGNYGAGSVIVWDRGRWAPQAGSFDEALAEYEKGKLKFVLDGEKLQGGFTLVRSHMRGSGDKEQWLLIKERDDEARPESEYDILLKRPGSVLSESLGARGKNGAVVERTERKTKPAAKKAATRKTVSKTANGREHPDIVANRNAESLRTLSHDPAIEGAVKAKLPATFKPQLATLVDTAPPGEDWAYEIKFDGYRVLVRIETIKGKRDIRIFTRNGNDWTAKFSKQVKALEALDIEDGWLDGEAVVLDDRGLPDFQGLQNAFDVGRPQDIVVYFFDLPYLNGYDLREVPVVQRRAILKAIVEPLADPVLRYSEDFAFHADDLLKSACDMALEGIIGKRIDSTYVSGRNASWIKLKCRRRQEFVIGGYSEPAGTRGEFGALLLGVYDAKGKLQYAGRVGSGFDHATLTAVKKELDKRETKSMPFASEPQERSRTPVHWVKPELVAECNFAEWTKERIVRQASFVSLRDDKPAKQIVKEEAVSAQKVEDEGAPKKTAARKTAAKKAPTKTAAKSNSAAEVEGVKISHPDRVIDKSTGLRKIDVVEYYASVAQWMLPHLHDRPVSLVRAPEDIGGELFFQKHSARLAIPHITQHADIDPGHPPLLTIESAQALVGTAQMGTIELHTWNALASNIEKPDRMVFDLDPGEGVGWKRMVEAAKLTKELLAELGLTSFCKTSGGKGFHVVVPLAKQSGWDEMKGFSQAVAQHMASTLPKFFSAKMGMQNRKDKIFIDYLRNNRGSSTVAAFSLRSRPGLGASMPIAWDEIDEVTSGDQWNIGNVAERMNSLRADPWADYAKGRQRLTAAMKKQLGIDAKSKTK, encoded by the coding sequence ATGGCCGGCAAACTCGAAACCTATCAGCGCATGCGGCGTTTCAACGAGACGCCGGAGCCGTCCGGGACGCAGAAGGCTGCCGCGAAGAAACGCGCAGCCAAGAAAACCGCCGCGGTCGAGACGCTCTCATTCGTGATCCAGGAACACGATGCGCGCCGCTTGCACTACGACTTTCGCCTGGAACTCGACGGCACGCTCAAATCGTGGGCCGTGCCAAAAGGCCCAAGTCTCGATCCCACGGTCAAGCGCCTTGCGGTTCATGTCGAAGATCATCCGATCGATTACGGTTCGTTCGAAGGCGATATCCCCGAAGGAAATTACGGCGCGGGCAGCGTGATCGTCTGGGATCGCGGTCGCTGGGCGCCGCAAGCCGGCAGCTTCGACGAAGCCTTGGCCGAATATGAAAAAGGCAAGCTCAAGTTCGTGCTCGATGGCGAAAAGCTGCAAGGCGGCTTCACGCTCGTGCGCAGCCACATGCGCGGTAGCGGCGACAAGGAGCAGTGGCTACTCATCAAGGAACGCGACGACGAAGCGCGTCCCGAAAGCGAATACGACATCCTTCTGAAGCGGCCCGGCAGCGTGTTGTCGGAATCGCTCGGCGCGCGGGGGAAGAATGGCGCGGTCGTCGAGCGCACCGAGCGCAAGACCAAGCCTGCCGCCAAGAAAGCGGCCACCAGAAAAACCGTCAGCAAGACAGCGAATGGGCGCGAGCATCCGGATATCGTCGCGAACCGGAACGCGGAGTCGTTGCGCACGCTCTCGCATGACCCGGCGATAGAAGGCGCGGTCAAGGCCAAGCTGCCCGCGACCTTCAAGCCGCAACTGGCCACGCTCGTCGATACCGCGCCGCCCGGCGAAGACTGGGCCTATGAGATCAAATTCGATGGCTATCGCGTGCTCGTGCGGATCGAGACGATCAAGGGCAAACGCGATATCCGCATTTTCACGCGCAACGGCAACGACTGGACGGCGAAGTTCAGCAAGCAGGTGAAGGCGCTCGAAGCACTCGACATAGAAGACGGCTGGCTCGATGGCGAAGCCGTCGTGCTCGACGATCGCGGCCTGCCGGACTTTCAGGGGCTGCAAAACGCGTTCGATGTCGGACGTCCGCAAGATATCGTCGTGTACTTCTTCGATCTGCCTTATCTGAACGGGTACGACTTGCGCGAGGTGCCTGTCGTGCAGCGCCGCGCCATTCTGAAGGCGATCGTCGAACCGCTCGCCGATCCCGTGCTGCGCTACTCGGAAGACTTCGCTTTTCACGCCGACGATCTCCTTAAAAGCGCCTGTGACATGGCGCTGGAAGGGATCATCGGCAAGCGGATCGACTCGACTTATGTCTCCGGACGCAACGCGTCGTGGATTAAGCTCAAGTGCCGGCGCCGGCAGGAGTTCGTGATCGGCGGCTATTCGGAGCCGGCGGGCACGCGCGGCGAGTTCGGCGCGTTGCTGCTCGGCGTGTACGACGCCAAGGGCAAGCTGCAATACGCGGGTCGCGTCGGCAGCGGCTTCGATCACGCCACGCTCACCGCCGTAAAGAAGGAACTCGACAAGCGCGAAACCAAAAGCATGCCGTTTGCGAGCGAGCCGCAGGAGCGCAGCCGCACGCCGGTGCATTGGGTCAAGCCCGAACTCGTGGCGGAATGCAATTTCGCGGAATGGACCAAGGAGCGCATCGTGCGACAAGCATCGTTCGTCAGTCTCCGCGACGACAAGCCGGCCAAGCAGATCGTCAAGGAAGAAGCGGTATCGGCGCAAAAGGTGGAAGACGAGGGCGCGCCGAAGAAGACGGCTGCCAGGAAAACCGCCGCGAAGAAAGCGCCCACGAAAACCGCGGCCAAAAGCAACTCGGCCGCCGAGGTCGAAGGCGTCAAGATCAGCCATCCGGATCGCGTCATCGACAAGTCCACGGGGCTTCGGAAAATCGATGTCGTCGAGTATTACGCGTCGGTCGCTCAATGGATGCTGCCGCATCTGCACGACCGGCCCGTGTCCCTCGTGCGCGCCCCGGAAGATATCGGCGGCGAATTGTTCTTCCAGAAGCACAGCGCAAGGCTCGCGATTCCGCACATCACGCAGCATGCGGATATCGATCCGGGACATCCGCCGCTGCTCACCATCGAATCGGCGCAAGCGCTCGTCGGCACGGCGCAGATGGGGACGATCGAACTGCATACGTGGAACGCGCTGGCGTCGAACATCGAGAAACCGGATCGCATGGTGTTCGACCTCGACCCCGGCGAAGGCGTCGGCTGGAAGCGCATGGTCGAAGCCGCGAAGCTCACGAAGGAACTGCTGGCCGAACTCGGACTGACCTCGTTTTGCAAGACGAGCGGCGGCAAGGGCTTTCATGTGGTCGTGCCGCTCGCCAAACAGTCGGGCTGGGACGAAATGAAGGGCTTCTCGCAAGCCGTCGCGCAGCATATGGCGAGTACCTTGCCCAAGTTCTTTTCCGCGAAGATGGGCATGCAGAATCGCAAGGACAAGATATTCATCGACTATCTGCGCAACAACCGCGGATCGAGCACGGTGGCGGCGTTCTCGTTGCGCTCGCGGCCGGGACTGGGCGCTTCGATGCCTATCGCCTGGGACGAAATCGACGAGGTCACGAGCGGCGATCAATGGAACATCGGCAACGTGGCCGAGCGCATGAATTCATTGCGCGCCGACCCGTGGGCCGACTACGCGAAGGGCCGCCAGCGTCTTACGGCGGCAATGAAGAAACAGCTTGGCATCGACGCTAAAAGCAAGACCAAGTGA
- a CDS encoding response regulator yields MQPLHLLLVEDNALDAELTIAQLERADYAVDASIVYDSANFIAELAAKRFDVILADFVMPTFSGIEALSIASERAPDTPFIFVSGLLGEEHAVDMLKRGATDYVLKQRLQRLPAVVRRAMRESDERAQRIAVERALRETETHFRMLIDALKDYAVITLDPEGRIRTWNAASERILGFPAQDVLGQSASIFYNQEDRETGVFEDELDIARREGSASDDRWLWRKDGHSFFASGVTTAIRTENDELIGFSKIVRDATDAHMAADALRLAKDQAESANRAKDHFLAVLSHELRTPLTPILAAVRLLEMKHSLSHEAHPTLELIRRNVELEARLIDDLLDLTSIARGKLSLNFASVALDTLLTSALDMSEADMRAKNLTLDTRFDAHQFVVFGDAARLQQIVWNLMKNAVKFTPAGGRLEVRTWNPDRATIAVSVTDSGIGISAEALPRIFSAFEQADDSITRSFGGLGLGLAIASTLAQKHGGTLSAYSEGRDAGARFTLTLPLAKMEPQHEAEPLVEAKRHEHGRSLRVLLVEDNEQTSSAMAEVLEMLGHVVTVASTVAVALERAKEASFDLLVSDIGLPDGTGLDIARAWRELQPDKPAVAITGYGMDEDIRRCREAGFRDHLTKPVNFSRLEGLIQTLAETPDA; encoded by the coding sequence ATGCAGCCCCTGCATCTGCTTCTCGTGGAAGACAACGCACTCGATGCGGAGCTGACCATCGCTCAGCTCGAGCGCGCCGATTACGCGGTGGATGCGTCCATCGTCTACGACTCGGCGAACTTCATCGCGGAGCTCGCCGCCAAGCGCTTCGACGTGATCCTCGCGGACTTCGTCATGCCCACGTTCTCCGGCATCGAGGCGCTGAGCATCGCAAGCGAGCGCGCGCCGGATACCCCGTTCATCTTCGTGTCCGGGCTGCTCGGCGAAGAACACGCCGTCGACATGCTCAAACGCGGCGCGACCGACTATGTGCTGAAGCAGCGTCTGCAACGGCTGCCCGCGGTGGTGCGCCGCGCCATGCGCGAGAGCGACGAGCGTGCGCAACGCATTGCGGTGGAGCGCGCGCTGCGCGAGACGGAGACGCACTTTCGCATGCTGATCGACGCGCTGAAGGACTACGCCGTCATCACGCTCGACCCGGAAGGGCGCATTCGCACGTGGAACGCGGCGTCGGAGCGCATTCTCGGCTTTCCGGCGCAAGACGTGCTCGGCCAGAGCGCGAGCATCTTCTATAACCAGGAAGATCGCGAAACTGGCGTATTCGAGGACGAACTCGACATCGCGCGGCGCGAGGGCAGCGCCAGCGACGACCGCTGGCTGTGGCGCAAGGACGGCCACTCGTTCTTCGCCTCGGGCGTGACCACGGCCATCCGCACGGAAAACGACGAACTGATCGGCTTCTCGAAGATCGTGCGCGACGCCACCGACGCTCACATGGCCGCCGATGCCTTGCGGCTCGCCAAGGATCAGGCGGAATCCGCGAATCGCGCGAAGGACCATTTCCTGGCGGTGCTGTCGCATGAATTGCGCACGCCGCTCACGCCGATTCTCGCCGCCGTGCGTCTGCTCGAAATGAAGCATTCGCTGTCGCACGAGGCACATCCCACGCTCGAACTGATTCGCCGCAATGTGGAACTGGAGGCGCGTCTGATCGACGATCTGCTCGATCTGACGAGCATCGCGCGCGGCAAGCTGAGTCTGAATTTCGCGAGCGTCGCGCTCGATACCTTGCTCACGAGTGCACTCGACATGTCGGAAGCCGATATGCGCGCGAAGAATCTCACGCTCGACACGCGCTTCGACGCGCACCAGTTCGTCGTTTTCGGCGATGCCGCGCGGCTTCAGCAGATCGTCTGGAACCTGATGAAGAACGCGGTGAAGTTCACCCCGGCGGGCGGGCGGCTCGAAGTACGGACGTGGAATCCGGATCGCGCGACCATCGCGGTATCGGTGACGGATAGCGGCATCGGCATCAGCGCCGAAGCATTGCCGCGCATTTTTTCCGCGTTCGAACAGGCCGACGATTCCATCACGCGTTCCTTCGGCGGGCTGGGCTTGGGCCTGGCTATCGCCAGCACGCTCGCGCAGAAGCATGGCGGCACGCTCTCGGCCTACAGCGAAGGCCGCGATGCGGGCGCGCGTTTCACGCTCACGTTGCCGCTCGCGAAAATGGAGCCGCAGCACGAGGCCGAGCCGCTCGTCGAGGCAAAGCGGCACGAACACGGCCGTTCGCTGCGCGTATTGCTCGTCGAGGACAACGAGCAGACTTCATCGGCGATGGCGGAAGTGCTGGAGATGCTCGGTCACGTCGTTACTGTCGCCAGCACGGTGGCAGTTGCGCTCGAACGCGCGAAGGAGGCGTCGTTCGATCTTCTCGTGAGCGACATCGGCTTGCCGGATGGCACGGGTCTCGACATCGCGCGCGCGTGGCGCGAGCTACAGCCCGACAAGCCCGCCGTGGCCATCACGGGCTACGGCATGGACGAAGACATTCGACGTTGCCGGGAAGCAGGTTTTCGGGATCATCTGACGAAGCCCGTCAACTTTTCGCGGCTCGAAGGGCTCATTCAGACGCTGGCCGAAACGCCGGACGCCTGA
- a CDS encoding biliverdin-producing heme oxygenase, with translation MSQDLLSRLKNETAVCHTRLENALDLMQDSLQRAEYIALLERFYGYIAPWEDVAGAQMPESLQVFFDERRKAPLIAADLAVLTGERVPVGSVPRAHALYDLPQIKSVASAIGSMYVMEGSTLGGRFIAPHVAKLLDLEPGFGNAYFEGYGSHTGSMWNAFRTTAAATVPEAQYDEAVHAAIATFESMHAWLCPESAEVEDLQAVSGVAT, from the coding sequence ATGTCCCAAGATCTATTGTCCCGGCTCAAGAACGAAACCGCCGTATGCCATACGCGGCTCGAGAACGCGCTCGACCTCATGCAGGACAGCCTGCAACGCGCCGAATACATTGCGCTGCTCGAACGCTTCTACGGCTACATCGCGCCGTGGGAAGACGTCGCGGGCGCGCAGATGCCCGAGTCGCTGCAAGTATTTTTCGATGAGCGCCGCAAGGCGCCGCTCATCGCCGCCGATCTCGCCGTGCTCACGGGCGAGCGCGTGCCCGTGGGTTCGGTCCCGCGCGCTCACGCGCTTTACGATCTGCCGCAGATCAAGAGCGTCGCGAGCGCGATCGGCTCCATGTACGTGATGGAAGGCTCGACCCTGGGCGGGCGTTTCATCGCGCCGCATGTTGCCAAGCTGCTCGATCTCGAACCCGGTTTCGGCAACGCTTATTTCGAAGGTTACGGTTCGCACACCGGCAGCATGTGGAACGCCTTCCGCACGACCGCCGCGGCGACGGTGCCCGAGGCGCAATACGACGAAGCCGTGCATGCCGCCATCGCGACCTTCGAGAGCATGCATGCGTGGCTGTGCCCGGAATCCGCGGAGGTCGAAGACCTGCAGGCCGTGAGCGGAGTGGCCACATGA
- a CDS encoding ATP-binding protein, whose translation MSEAASGPAGSASFHGDSQGPPDAVARRLTLDSGVASKDCDAEPIHAPGGIQPHGYLLVLDDALRILQASENLAALTGRDIETLPGESLETVLGDVGAKRIAKAAATAEIDDAPLYVGPVDAAKADHASVRLDVTVHRHEGALIVEMETAAIGDAAFASMYPLVRTFARGLQDAGTVQELAELAVQEVRAITGFGRVMLYSFDEEGRSHVLAENRDESYASFLHQFFPASDIPRQARALYMRHRIRLVADVNYRPARLVPALNPLTGRPTDLTYATLRSFSPVHLEYMRNMNTHASMSVSIVVRGRLWGLISCHDHDPRIVSFNTRLAVEHLGHMLSLQIEAKEERAEGEYLAELRRTMGRLVSAMGEHTNFVAGLQAAPKDVLGFARSAGAAIVFDENVTLMGATPDEDTVRALTHWLAENTTGVWASDSLAREWPPAKAHEDKACGVLAVPVSQIFRNYLLWFRPEVMQTIKWAGEPVKIRDAEGASAPRTSFSPWLETVRGHSAMWRQGEIEIANELRGALLNIVLRRAEERAELATELARANKELEAFSYSVSHDLRAPLRHIAGYGDLLRELEGERMSEKSRRFLNNMLDSARFAGTLVDDLLTFSQMGRAALRPAPVDLNQLVGVIVREFEMDASERRIEWIIGDLPRITGDAAFLQLALRNLISNAVKYTRTRESAKIEIFAQKSGDEYIVGVRDNGVGFDMKYGAKLFGVFQRLHRAEEFEGTGIGLANVRRIIERHEGRTWAEGRLGEGAVFYFSLPVVFRHVTGREGVRLGSGAPSGT comes from the coding sequence ATGAGCGAGGCGGCAAGCGGACCAGCCGGTTCTGCGTCCTTTCACGGCGACTCGCAAGGTCCGCCGGATGCCGTCGCGCGCCGCCTGACGCTCGACTCCGGCGTTGCGAGCAAGGACTGCGACGCCGAGCCCATCCATGCACCCGGTGGCATCCAGCCGCATGGCTATCTGCTCGTGCTGGACGACGCTCTGCGCATTCTGCAGGCAAGCGAGAATCTGGCTGCGCTCACGGGCCGGGACATCGAGACGCTGCCTGGCGAATCGCTCGAAACAGTGCTGGGCGATGTGGGCGCCAAGCGCATCGCGAAAGCCGCCGCGACGGCGGAGATCGACGACGCGCCGCTTTACGTCGGCCCGGTGGATGCCGCCAAAGCGGACCACGCTTCCGTGCGCCTGGATGTCACGGTGCATCGCCATGAAGGCGCGCTCATCGTCGAGATGGAAACGGCCGCAATCGGCGACGCCGCTTTCGCGTCCATGTATCCGCTCGTGCGCACGTTCGCGCGCGGTTTGCAGGATGCCGGCACCGTGCAGGAACTCGCGGAACTCGCCGTGCAAGAAGTCCGCGCGATCACCGGCTTCGGTCGCGTCATGCTTTACAGCTTCGATGAGGAAGGCCGCAGTCATGTGCTCGCGGAAAATCGCGACGAAAGCTACGCGTCCTTTCTGCATCAGTTCTTTCCGGCTTCCGACATTCCGCGTCAGGCGCGCGCGCTGTATATGCGGCACCGGATTCGCCTCGTCGCCGATGTGAACTATCGCCCCGCGCGCCTCGTGCCGGCGCTCAATCCGCTGACCGGCCGCCCGACTGACCTCACTTACGCCACGCTGCGCAGCTTCTCGCCCGTGCATCTGGAATACATGCGCAACATGAATACGCATGCGTCGATGTCGGTGTCGATCGTCGTGCGCGGGCGCTTGTGGGGCCTCATTTCCTGTCACGATCACGATCCGCGCATCGTGTCGTTCAATACACGGCTGGCGGTCGAACATCTGGGGCACATGCTGTCGCTGCAGATCGAGGCAAAGGAAGAGCGCGCCGAGGGCGAATATCTCGCCGAGCTGCGTCGCACGATGGGCCGTCTCGTCAGCGCGATGGGCGAGCACACCAATTTCGTGGCCGGCTTGCAGGCGGCGCCGAAGGACGTACTGGGCTTCGCGCGTTCGGCGGGCGCGGCTATCGTCTTCGATGAAAACGTCACGCTCATGGGCGCGACGCCCGATGAAGACACGGTGCGCGCGCTCACGCACTGGCTCGCGGAAAACACCACGGGCGTGTGGGCAAGCGACTCGCTCGCGCGCGAATGGCCGCCTGCCAAGGCGCACGAGGACAAGGCGTGCGGCGTGCTCGCCGTGCCGGTATCGCAGATCTTCCGCAACTATTTGCTGTGGTTTCGCCCCGAGGTGATGCAGACCATCAAGTGGGCGGGCGAGCCGGTCAAGATTCGCGACGCGGAAGGCGCCAGCGCCCCGCGCACGAGCTTCAGTCCCTGGCTCGAAACGGTGCGCGGGCATTCCGCCATGTGGCGTCAGGGCGAGATCGAAATCGCCAACGAATTGCGCGGCGCGCTTCTGAATATCGTGCTGCGCCGTGCCGAGGAACGCGCGGAACTCGCGACCGAACTCGCGCGCGCGAACAAGGAGCTCGAAGCGTTTTCGTATTCGGTATCGCACGACTTGCGCGCGCCGCTGCGCCATATCGCGGGTTACGGCGATCTGCTGCGCGAACTGGAAGGCGAGCGCATGTCGGAAAAGAGCCGGCGTTTTTTGAACAACATGCTGGATTCGGCGCGCTTCGCGGGCACGCTCGTCGACGATCTTCTGACCTTCTCGCAGATGGGCCGCGCGGCGCTCAGACCCGCTCCCGTCGATCTAAACCAGCTCGTCGGCGTGATCGTGCGGGAGTTCGAAATGGATGCCTCCGAGCGCCGGATCGAGTGGATCATCGGCGATCTGCCACGCATCACGGGCGACGCCGCCTTCCTGCAACTGGCGCTGCGCAACCTCATTTCGAACGCGGTGAAATATACGAGAACGCGAGAATCGGCGAAAATCGAGATATTCGCCCAGAAAAGCGGCGACGAGTACATCGTCGGCGTACGGGACAATGGCGTCGGCTTCGACATGAAATATGGAGCCAAGCTGTTCGGCGTGTTCCAGCGGCTGCACCGCGCGGAGGAGTTCGAGGGCACCGGTATCGGCCTCGCCAACGTGCGGCGGATCATCGAACGGCACGAGGGACGCACATGGGCGGAAGGGCGGCTCGGAGAAGGCGCGGTATTCTATTTCTCCCTGCCGGTCGTGTTTCGACATGTCACGGGCCGCGAAGGCGTCCGCCTGGGTTCCGGCGCGCCGTCGGGAACCTGA
- a CDS encoding VOC family protein gives MNKISPCLWFDGNAQEAVDFYLSVFKDARMVETMLHNEASPGTPGSVLAVLFQLEGEDIMALNGGPEFKFTPALSLFVKCDSQAEIDRYWDKLLEGGQAMACGWLTDRFGVTWQIAPRKLLKMLQDPDPDKANRTMTSMRTMVKLDLDELERAYRGA, from the coding sequence ATGAACAAGATATCGCCATGCCTATGGTTCGACGGCAACGCGCAGGAGGCCGTCGATTTCTATCTGAGCGTGTTCAAGGACGCACGCATGGTTGAAACCATGCTGCATAACGAGGCCAGTCCGGGCACGCCGGGCAGCGTGCTCGCCGTTCTGTTCCAGTTGGAAGGCGAAGACATCATGGCGCTCAACGGCGGCCCAGAATTCAAGTTCACGCCCGCCCTGTCGTTGTTCGTCAAATGCGACAGTCAGGCCGAGATCGACCGCTACTGGGACAAGCTTCTCGAAGGCGGCCAGGCGATGGCCTGCGGCTGGCTCACGGACCGTTTCGGCGTGACGTGGCAGATCGCGCCGAGAAAGCTGCTCAAGATGCTGCAGGACCCCGACCCGGACAAGGCCAATCGCACGATGACCTCGATGAGAACGATGGTGAAGCTTGACCTCGACGAACTGGAGCGGGCATATCGCGGAGCGTGA
- a CDS encoding VOC family protein gives MSTPAVNPIPPGMRSLTPHLTCAGAAEAIDFYVRAFNAVELGRLPGPDGKLMHAMVKIGDSVLMLVDENPTFGMLGPKAIKGSPVTIHLYVEDVDATFTQAIDAGAEVTMPVAEMFWGDRYGRLVDPFGHQWSLASHVRDVSPEDMQKAMTAPRE, from the coding sequence ATGTCCACACCCGCCGTCAACCCCATTCCGCCTGGCATGCGTTCGCTGACCCCGCACCTCACGTGCGCGGGCGCGGCGGAGGCGATCGACTTCTACGTGCGCGCCTTCAACGCCGTCGAACTGGGCCGTCTGCCCGGACCGGACGGCAAGCTCATGCATGCCATGGTCAAGATCGGCGATTCGGTGCTGATGCTCGTCGACGAGAACCCGACCTTCGGCATGCTCGGCCCGAAGGCGATCAAAGGGTCGCCGGTGACCATCCACCTTTATGTCGAAGATGTCGATGCCACATTCACGCAGGCCATCGATGCCGGCGCCGAAGTCACCATGCCGGTTGCCGAGATGTTCTGGGGCGACCGTTACGGCCGGCTCGTCGACCCGTTCGGGCATCAGTGGTCGTTGGCATCGCACGTACGCGACGTGAGCCCCGAGGACATGCAAAAGGCGATGACCGCGCCGCGCGAATAA
- a CDS encoding response regulator encodes MLKPILLVEDNPNDLELTLVALDKSQLANEVIIARDGQEAIDYLTCEGDWKERTPGNPAVILLDLKLPKIDGLEVLDTIRSTPVLKSVPVVMLTSSREEQDLVRSYELGVNAYVVKPVEFAEFVEAISDLGVFWAVLNEPPPGSTRFRRPPSAQ; translated from the coding sequence ATGCTTAAACCGATTTTGCTTGTCGAAGACAATCCGAACGACCTCGAACTCACGCTCGTGGCGCTGGACAAAAGCCAGCTTGCGAACGAAGTGATCATCGCGCGCGACGGTCAGGAAGCTATCGACTATCTCACTTGCGAAGGCGACTGGAAGGAGCGCACGCCGGGCAATCCCGCCGTCATTTTGCTCGACTTGAAACTGCCGAAGATCGACGGGCTCGAAGTGCTCGACACGATCCGCTCGACCCCGGTTCTGAAAAGCGTGCCAGTCGTCATGCTCACGTCCTCGCGCGAAGAGCAGGACCTCGTGCGCAGCTATGAACTCGGCGTCAATGCTTATGTAGTCAAGCCCGTGGAGTTCGCTGAATTCGTCGAGGCGATCAGCGATCTCGGCGTGTTCTGGGCCGTGCTCAACGAGCCGCCGCCGGGTTCCACGCGCTTTCGCCGACCGCCGTCCGCGCAATGA